The following coding sequences lie in one Seriola aureovittata isolate HTS-2021-v1 ecotype China chromosome 5, ASM2101889v1, whole genome shotgun sequence genomic window:
- the LOC130170148 gene encoding aldehyde dehydrogenase 1A1-like: MPVTGVGVHQAEGTSSASPTEGKHANMNSQPDHCHQQHAGNGCNHQGPNQNHKSQHVGEPEAQALPMPVPDPPIQYTKLFISNEWHESCSGRKIPVYNPATGELLCEVEEADAEDVDKAVRSARATFQVGSPWRSMNASDRGHLLSRLADLVERDRLLLATLEALDSGKVFLMAYFVDLMATIKTFRYYGGWADKIHGKTIPVDGEYFTYTRHEPIGVCGQIIPWNFPLMMFAWKIAPALCCGNTVVIKPAEQTPLSALHMAALIKEAGFPPGVVNVVPGYGQTAGCAISHHMDIDKIAFTGSTAVGKLIQKAAGDSNLKRVTLELGGKNPNIVFADCDLEYAVEQAHSGLFFNQGQCCLAGSRVFVEEPIYEEFVRRSVERARSKVLGDPLLPGVDQGPQIDHKQFDKIMELIESGKREGATLECGGSPWGQQGLFIQPTVFSNVTDDMRIAKEEIFGPVQQIMCFRSIHEVIQRANATHYGLAAGVFTNDIDKALTVSSALQAGMVWVNCYNAMSAQCPFGGFKMSGNGRELGEYALQEYTEVKAVTIKISQKNS, encoded by the exons ATGCCGGTGACCGGAGTAGGAGTGCACCAAGCTGAAGGCACCTCATCAGCATCACCCACAG agggaaaacatgcaaacatgaaCTCCCAGCCTGACCATTGCCACCAGCAGCACGCTGGTAACGGGTGCAACCACCAGGGTCCAAACCAGAACCACAAATCACAGCATGTAGGTGAACCTGAGGCGCAGGCCCTGCCCATGCCGGTCCCAGACCCCCCAATACAATACACAAAG TTGTTCATCAGTAACGAGTGGCATGAGTCATGCAGCGGCAGAAAGATTCCTGTGTATAATCCCGCCACAGGagagctgctgtgtgaagtGGAGGAGGCTGATGCA GAAGATGTGGACAAGGCAGTGAGGAGTGCCCGAGCCACCTTCCAGGTGGGGTCACCATGGCGATCCATGAACGCCTCAGACCGAGGTCATCTACTTAGTAGACTTGCTGACTTAGTGGAGAGAGATCGGCTGCTACTGGca ACCCTAGAGGCCCTGGACTCTGGCAAAGTGTTCCTCATGGCATATTTTGTAGATCTGATGGCCACAATCAAAACCTTTAGATATTATGGTGGCTGGGCTGACAAGATTCACGGCAAAACCATCCCAGTAG aTGGAGAGTACTTTACTTACACACGACATGAGCCCATTGGAGTCTGTGGACAGATTATTCCT TGGAACTTCCCGTTGATGATGTTTGCGTGGAAGATTGCGCCTGCTCTGTGCTGTGGGAACACTGTAGTCATCAAACCTGCTGAACAGACCCCATTATCAGCGCTGCACATGGCCGCGCTCATAAAAGAG GCCGGGTTTCCCCCAGGTGTGGTGAATGTGGTGCCAGGTTATGGTCAGACAGCAGGCTGTGCCATTTCCCACCACATGGACATAGACAAAATAGCCTTCACTGGATCTACTGCT GTTGGGAAACTCATCCAGAAGGCTGCAGGGGACAGCAATCTGAAAAGAGTTACACTAGAACTTGGCGGCAAAAATCCAAATATTGTCTTtgcagactgtgact TAGAGTACGCAGTGGAGCAGGCCCACAGTGGTCTGTTCTTTAACCAGGGCCAGTGCTGTCTGGCTGGATCCAGGGTGTTTGTGGAGGAACCGATCTATGAGGAATTTGTCCGTCGCAGTGTAGAGAGAGCCAGATCCAAAGTCCTGGGAGACCCACTGCTGCCAGGGGTGGATCAAGGGCCACAG ATTGACCACAAGCAGTTTGATAAGATAATGGAGCTGATAGAGAgtgggaagagggagggagccACGCTGGAATGTGGGGGGTCCCCATGGGGTCAGCAGGGACTTTTCATCCAACCCACCGTCTTCTCAAATGTCACAGACGATATGCGTATCGCCAAAGAAGAG ATTTTTGGTCCAGTGCAGCAGATCATGTGTTTCCGTAGCATCCACGAAGTCATCCAGAGAGCCAACGCCACACACTACGGCCTGGCAGCAGGAGTGTTTACCAACGACATTGACAAAGCCCTGAcagtctcctctgctctgcaggcTGGCATGGTGTG GGTGAACTGCTACAATGCCATGAGCGCTCAGTGTCCATTTGGTGGCTTCAAGATGTCTGGCAATGGGAGGGAACT gGGAGAATATGCTCTTCAGGAGTACACAGAGGTCAAGGCAGTCACCATCAAAATCTCACAGAAGAACTCATAA
- the tmc2b gene encoding LOW QUALITY PROTEIN: transmembrane channel-like protein 2-B (The sequence of the model RefSeq protein was modified relative to this genomic sequence to represent the inferred CDS: inserted 1 base in 1 codon), translated as MPPKRKNDAAVKVEDVGMEVDAVLDSGSEDEARRRSKNRRARPQRRAKQVSDDEEDEEDEDEEPRKRGRRKKARPRDSDEDDEEDKRSVKSKGSKASRRRAAKEDSDEESEDDREKRKRGGRTVSKKEKEEQNKEKKGNVKGKQGKDKDDEKDKKRKNGKLSSSSSSSDSDEESLSEGEIAALKEQVEEKKKLIATLRNKPWRMKRRLILLKEAQEFVEKFEGALGKGRGRKLYAFKVMLTKKLIKFKRDFENFKTACIPWERKIKEVESHFGSSVASYFIFLRWMYGLNLVLFGFMFGLVVLPEVLMGLPYGSIPRKTVPRDEQATAMDFSVLFDFGGYCKYSFLFYGYYNSDRTIGLLQFRLPLSYLLVGVGLFGYSLMVVIRTMARNSNEGGDGAEEGEFIFSWKMFTSWDYLIGNPETADNKYASITTSFKESIVDEQENQKDENIHLRRFLRVLANAMILCCLGGSGYLIYFVVKRSQEFADRKNDDLSWFEKNEVEFVMSLLGLVCPPLFETIAELEDYHPRIALKWQLGRIFALFLGNLYTFLFALFDEVTAKLEREKTIKNATEWSMNLYYANYTSHFNTTDVPPPDVNPADVIRGPCWETGVGIEFVKLIVSDMQVTYLTILIGDFLRAVIVRFLNYCWCWDLEAGFPSYGEFDISGNVLGLVFNQGMIWMGAFYAPGLVGMNVLRLLCSMYYQCWAVMACNVPHERVFKASRSNNFYMGLLLLVLFLSLLPVVYTIMTLPPSFDCGPFSGQEKMYDVVMETIEQDLPSFIGNIFTYATNPXLIMPAVLLMVLAIYYLNAVSKGYQQANTDLKRKMQMARDEEKNRRNNKDSTNQVMKDLEDLLPDKSLIPPPIEEEPPSPDVVIEKGSKSPKTKPGAAGKGVNLQKDVSLAAPNPRRPVTRAPSPRGAPPRNARGPQPGAGRGRGRGGPPRQ; from the exons ATGcctccaaaaagaaaaaacgatGCTGCAGTTAAGGTTGAAGATG TTGGGATGGAGGTTGATGCTGTGTTAGATAGTGGGAGTGAAG ATGAGGCCAGGAGgagaagtaaaaacagaagagcCAGGCCACAACGTAGAGCCAAACAGGTCAGTgacgatgaggaggatgaggaggatgaggacgagGAGCCACGGAAAAGAGGACGGAGGAAGAAGGCCAGGCCCAGagacagtgatgaagatgaCGAAGAAGACAAAAGGAGTGTGAAAAGCAAAGGATCCAAAGCCTCCAGGAGGAGAGCCGCAAAGGAGGACAGCGATGAGGAGAGCGAAGACGAccgagagaagaggaaaagaggagggagaacgGTGTccaagaaggagaaagaggagcagaaCAAGGAGAAGAAGGGAAATGTTAAAGGGAAACAAGGGAAGGATAAAGACGATGAGAAGGACAAGAAAAGGAAGAATGGGAAGTTGAGCAG ctcctcttcttcctctgactcTGATGAAGAATCGCTGTCGGAGGGAGAGATCGCAGCCCTGAAGGAACAagtagaggagaagaagaagctgatcGCTACATTAAGGAACAAACCCTGGCGCATGAAGAGGAGACTCATACTGCTCAA GGAGGCTCAGGAGTTTGTTGAAAAGTTTGAGGGAGCTCTGGGGAAAGGAAGAGGCAGGAAGCTGTATGCTTTCAAAGTCATGCTCACAAAG AAACTTATCAAGTTCAAACGTGACTTTGAGAACTTCAAAACAGCCTGTATACCCTGGGAGAGGAAGATAAAGGAAGTAGAAA GTCACTTTGGGTCATCTGTGGCATCTTACTTTATCTTCCTGAGGTGGATGTACGGTCTGAATCTGGTCCTTTTTGGGTTCATGTTTGGCCTGGTGGTGCTGCCTGAG GTCCTTATGGGTCTTCCCTACGGCTCCATTCCCAGGAAAACTGTGCCCCGCGACGAGCAGGCCACAGCCATGGACTTCTCTGTGCTCTTTGACTTTGGT GGATACTGCAAGTACTCCTTTTTGTTTTACGGGTACTACAACAGCGATCGGACAATCGGACTGCTGCAGTTCAGACTCCCTCTGTCGTACCTGCTGGTGGGTGTTGGCCTCTTTGGATACAGCCTGATGGTTGTCATTAGAAC AATGGCTCGTAACTCAAATGAAGGAGGAGACGGGGCGGAGGAGGGAGAGTTCATCTTCAGCTGGAAGATGTTCACCAGCTGGGACTACCTGATAGGAAACCCTGAGACTGCAGACAATAAGTACGCCTCCATCACCACCAGCTTCAAG GAATCCATCGTGGATGAACAGGAGAACCAGAAAGACGAGAACATCCATCTCCGGCGGTTCCTCAGGGTCCTTGCAAACGCTATGATCCTGTGCTGCCTTGGAGGCAGCGGATACCTCATCTACTTTGTTGTGAAACGTTCTCAGGAGTTTGCTGATAGGAAGAACGACGATCTCTCATGGTTTGAAAAGAACGAG GTGGAGTTTGTGATGTCTCTGCTGGGGCTGGTGTGTCCTCCTCTGTTTGAAACCATTGCAGAGTTGGAGGATTACCACCCTCGTATCGCCCTCAAGTGGCAGCTGGGTCGAATCTTTGCCCTCTTCCTGGGAAACCTTTACACCTTCCTCTTTGCCCTGTTTGATGAGGTTACTGCCAAG ctggagagggagaagacaATCAAGAATGCCACTGAATGGTCTATGAATCTGTACTATGCCAACTACACCTCCCACTTCAACACGACAGACGTGCCTCCTCCAGATGTGAACCCAGCTGACGTCATTAGAGGACCCTGCTGGGAGACCGGAGTGGGAATA GAATTTGTGAAGCTAATCGTGTCAGACATGCAAGTGACCTATTTGACCATCCTGATTGGTGATTTCCTGCGAGCTGTCATTGTGCGCTTCCTCAACTACTGCTGGTGCTGGGACCTGGAAGCTGGATTT CCTTCATATGGAGAGTTTGACATCAGTGGAAACGTGCTGGGGCTTGTCTTCAATCAAGGAATGATATG gaTGGGGGCATTTTATGCTCCAGGTCTGGTGGGTATGAATGTTCTGCGCCTCCTGTGCTCCATGTACTACCAGTGCTGGGCAGTGATGGCCTGTAATGTTCCTCATGAGCGAGTTTTCAAGGCCTCACGCTCAAACAACTTCTACATGGGCCTGCTGCTGCTCGTGCTGTTCCTCAGTCTGCTTCCAGTCGTCTACACCATCATGACCTTGCCCCCTTCCTTCGACTGCGGGCCATTCAG TGGTCAAGAGAAGATGTATGATGTGGTCATGGAGACTATAGAACAGGATCTTCCGTCCTTCATAGGGAACATTTTTACCTATGCCACCAACC GACTCATCATGCCTGCTGTCCTTCTCATGGT GTTGGCCATTTACTACCTGAATGCAGTGTCAAAAGGATACCAACAAGCGAACACGGACCTTAAAAGGAAGATGCAAATG GCTCGAGACGAGGAGAAGAACCGCAGGAACAACAAGGACAGCACTAACCAAGTGATGAAAGACTTGGAGGACTTGCTGCCAGACAAGTCTCTAATACCACCCCCCATCGAGGAAGAGCCCCCTTCCCCTG ATGTCGTAATTGAGAAGGGCAGCAAGTCTCCCAAAACGAAGCCAGGTGCGGCAGGGAAAGGGGTTAATCTGCAAAAGGACGTGTCACTGGCGGCCCCAAACCCCAGAAGGCCAGTGACCCGTGCCCCAAGCCCGAGAGGTGCGCCTCCTCGAAATGCCAGGGGGCCTCAACCTGGGGCGGGCAGAGGAAGAGGTCGCGGCGGGCCTCCGAGGCAATGA